One genomic segment of Capsicum annuum cultivar UCD-10X-F1 unplaced genomic scaffold, UCD10Xv1.1 ctg2839, whole genome shotgun sequence includes these proteins:
- the LOC107847523 gene encoding LOW QUALITY PROTEIN: 2,4-dichlorophenol 6-monooxygenase (The sequence of the model RefSeq protein was modified relative to this genomic sequence to represent the inferred CDS: substituted 2 bases at 2 genomic stop codons), translating into MRIWGISVRRNWLGICNISWRMSRQSLVQIGRRTFSDSYTVKSDDSVLPVLIIGAGPVGLVLSILLTKLVVRCAILEKNKVFSAYPQAHFINNRSMEVFRKLDGLGDEILRSQPPVEFWRKFIYCTSLTGPILGVVDHMHPQDFDQIVSPVSVAHFSQYKLSRLLLKHLEKLGFHMINSEKSEHGSIGAREIFMGHECIAINGAEHGVTITASSLTEGKHIMRDIQCHFLVGADGAGSSVRKSLGINMRGEMDLQKLVSVHFLSLELGQYLIKERPGMLFFIFNKDAIGVLVAHDLKQGEFVLQLPFYPPXQKLEDFSSEMCKRLIFKLVGRELPDINVMDIKPWVMHAEVVEKFLSCNNRIILAGDAAHRFPPAGGFGMNTGIQDAHNLAWKLASVIKGISPISVLNSYEQERSQIAQFNTALSVQNFKAAMKVPAALGLDPTVANAVHRALNDTVGSILPSALQRTILDGIFSIGRAQLSDLVLNENNPLGSARLAKLRQIFEEGQSLQLXFPAEDLGFRYQKGALVAEDDSLLNGHEAPTGRRRDYIPSAELGSRLPHMNVKLLSNQSSKEIFSTLDLVSVDKVEFILIIAPLKESYCLARAALEVANKFEVPLKVCVMWPAGSIDGSGRSKAALKPWKSFEEVVEVKSSSDLPSWWDICQMTDKGTILVRPDEHIAWRTKSRIADPIMKMKNVFHIFTGVDCV; encoded by the exons ATGAGAATTTGGGGAATTAGTGTAAGGAGGAATTGGCTTGGCATTTGCAACATCAGTTGGAGAATGAGTAGACAGTCATTAGTGCAAATTGGTCGAAGAACATTTTCAGACTCTTACACTGTCAAAAGTGACGATTCTGTTTTGCCGGTGTTGATTATCGGAGCTGGTCCGGTTGGGCTGGTTCTCTCGATACTTCTAACAAAACTAG TTGTAAGATGTGCAATCTTAGAGAAGAACAAGGTCTTCTCCGCATATCCTCAAGCGCACTTCATCAACAACCGGTCCATGGAG GTATTTCGCAAATTGGATGGTCTTGGAGATGAGATTCTAAGGTCTCAACCACCAGTAGAGTTTTGGAGAAAGTTTATATACTGTACTTCACTGACGGGACCTATTTTAGGTGTTGTTGATCATATGCATCCTCAAG ATTTTGATCAGATCGTGAGTCCTGTATCTGTTGCACACTTCTCCCAGTACAAGCTCTCCAGATTATTGCTTAAGCACCTTGAAAAACTTGGTTTCCATATGATAAACTCTGAAAAGTCTGAGCATGGCTCTATTGGTGCGAGGGAGATCTTTATGGGGCATGAGTGCATTGCAATCAATGGCGCTGAGCATGGTGTTACCATAACCGCCTCTTCCCTTACTGAAGGGAAGCATATAATGAGAGACATTCAGTGCCATTTCCTTGTTGGTGCAGATGGTGCAGGAAGTAGCGTGAGAAAGTCCTTAGGAATTAACATGAGAGGTGAAATGGACTTACAAAAGCTTGTTAGCGTACACTTTCTGAGCCTAGAGTTAGGGCAGTATCTCATTAAAGAAAGACCTGGCATGCTGTTTTTCATCTTTAATAAAGATGCTATTGGTGTTCTTGTTGCCCATGATCTCAAGCAAGGGGAGTTTGTCCTGCAG TTACCATTTTATCCACCTTAACAGAAACTTGAGGACTTCAGTTCTGAG ATGTGTAAGAGATTGATCTTCAAATTGGTTGGTCGAGAGCTTCCAGACATTAACGTGATGGATATTAAGCCTTGGGTGATGCATGCTGAAGTAGTTGAGAAGTTTCTATCTTGTAACAACAGGATAATACTTGCTGGTGATGCAGCTCATCGATTTCCACCTGCTGGTGGTTTTG GGATGAATACTGGTATTCAAGATGCTCATAATCTTGCTTGGAAATTAGCTTCTGTAATCAAGGGTATCTCACCAATATCAGTTCTCAACTCTTATGAACAAGAACGTAGTCAG ATAGCCCAATTTAATACAGCACTTAGCGTTCAAAACTTTAAAGCGGCAATGAAAGTTCCTGCCGCACTTGGTCTTGATCCAACTGTAGCAAATGCTG TACATCGAGCTCTTAATGACACTGTTGGTTCCATTCTGCCATCTGCACTTCAAAGGACAATATTAGATGGAATATTCAGCATAGGTCGTGCACAACTCTCAGATCTAGTATTGAATGAAAATAATCCACTTGGATCTGCTAGGCTGGCCAAATTAAGACAGATATTTGAAGAAGGACAGAGCCTTCAGCTCTAGTTCCCTGCTGAGGATCTTGGTTTCAG GTATCAAAAAGGAGCATTGGTAGCTGAAGATGATAGTTTGTTGAATGGGCATGAAGCACCAACAGGACGAAGAAGAGATTATATTCCTTCTGCAGAACTTGGATCAAGGCTCCCTCATATGAATGTTAAACTGCTTTCTAACCAGTCAAGTAAG GAAATATTCTCTACTCTTGACCTTGTATCTGTAGATAAGGTTGAGTTTATCCTGATAATAGCGCCATTAAAGGAGTCCTATTGTCTGGCTCGAGCTGCACTAGAGGTGGCCAACAAATTTGAAGTGCCTTTAAAGGTTTGTGTAATGTGGCCAGCCGGAAGTATCGATGGAAGTGGAAGAAGCAAGGCTGCATTGAAACCGTGGAAATCTTTTGAAGAAGTTGTGGAAGTGAAGAGCTCATCAGATTTGCCATCTTGGTGGGACATATGTCAGATGACAGACAAAGGAACCATATTAGTGAGACCTGATGAACATATTGCTTGGCGTACAAAATCCAGAATTGCTGATCCTATCATGAAGATGAAAAACGTTTTCCACATTTTTACAGGAGTTGATTGCGTCTGA